In Sphingomonas sp. JUb134, the sequence ACTAGACCCCGGCCGGCCCGCTGAAGCGGGCGAACCCCCGGCTCCGGTCCTGTCGCACCCTCTCTCACGACCACCCGCACGCTCCATCGCAAATTTGGTTCCGCCGGGCAGTTGACAGCTTCCCCGCCCGGGCTTACCTGCGCTTTACCCCGACACACCGGTCCCGGCGGCGCGCACGCGTGTCCGCCGCAATCGTGCGTTTCGGGTCAACGCTACGAGATGGGGCGCGCGTATAGCCATGCGGTGCCTCGTGGAGCTGGGAGAATAAAGTTCATGGCACGTATCGCGGGTGTTAACATCCCGACCAACAAGCGCGTCATCATTGCGCTTCAGTACATCCACGGCATTGGTCCTGCGAAGGCCAAGCAGATCACCGACGCGCTGGGCATCGCTGCCGAGCGTCGCGTGCAGGACCTGAGCGATCAGGAAGTGCTGCAGATCCGCGAGACGATCGACGCCAGCCACACCGTCGAGGGTGACCTCCGTCGCGAAACCGCGATGAACATCAAGCGCCTGATGGACCTGGCCTGCTACCGCGGCCTGCGTCACCGCAAGGGCCTGCCGGTCCGTGGCCAGCGCACGCACACCAATGCGCGCACCCGCAAGGGCAAGGCCAAGCCGATCGCGGGCAAGAAGAAGTAAGCGCAGCGCGCTTGCTTCTCCGCAGGCCGGTGAGAGGCTGAACGCCTCCCGGCCTTCGTCACACGATATCAGGTCAGGATTACCCCATGGCACAGGCACCGCAGCGCCTTCGTCGGCGCGAACGCAAGAACATCACCGCAGGCGTCGCGCACGTGAACGCCAGCTTCAACAACACCATGATCACCATCACCGACGCGCAGGGCAACGCGATCAGCTGGTCTTCGGCCGGCATGATGGGCTTCAAGGGTTCGCGTAAGTCGACCCCGTACGCCGCCCAGGTCGCAGCCGAAGACGCAGGCCGCAAGGCTGCTGACCACGGCGTGCGCACCCTGGAAGTCGAAGTGAAGGGCCCGGGTTCGGGTCGCGAGTCGGCGCTGCGCGCGCTGCAGGCCGTTGGCTTCCAGATCACGTCGATCCGCGACGTGACCTCGATCCCGCACAACGGCGTGCGCCCCTCCAAGCGCCGCCGCGTTTGATCGATCCCGTCCGGCCGTCGCGACCCTTTGTTGGCTGCGCGGCCGGATCGTCATTCGGCGCGGGCAGCCCCCGCCTGCGCCCACAACTAGGGGAAGCCCGTGTCTGTCAACGCTAAGAACTGGCAGGAACTCAAGAAGCCCAGCGGCCTCGAGAAGAAGGCTGGTGGCGATTCCAAGCGCAAGGCGACCTTTGTTGCCGAGCCGCTGGAGCGTGGCTTCGGCCTGACGCTCGGCAACTCGCTGCGCCGGGTGCTGCTGTCGTCGCTGCAGGGCGCCGCGGTCACCTCCATCAAGATCGAGAACGTGCTGCACGAGTTCTCGAGCCTGGCGGGCGTGCGCGAGGACGTGACCGACATCGTCCTCAACGTGAAGCAGATCGCGCTCAAGATGCAGGGCGAGGGCGCCAAGCGCCTCCAGCTGTCCATGACCGGCCCGGCCGAAGTCAAGGCTGGCGACATCGCCGTTTCGGGCGACATCGAGGTGATGAACCCCGAGCTCGTGATCTGCCACCTCGACGAGGGCGCGACGCTCAACATGGAACTGACCGCCGAGAGCGGTAAGGGCTATGTGCCGGCTGCGAGCAACCGTCCGGCCGACGCGCCGATCGGCCTCATCCCGGTCGACGCGCTGTTCTCGCCGGTGCGCCAGGTGTCGTACAAGGTCGAGAACACCCGCGTGGGTCAGGAGCTCGACTACGACAAGCTGACGCTGACCGTCGAGACCGACGGCACGGTGACCCCGGAGGACGCGATCGCCTATGCGGGCCGCATCCTTCAGGACCAGCTGGCGCTGTTCGTGCACTTCGACGACTCGTCGGTCACCCGTCAGGCGCCGACCGGTGCTGCGGCTCCGGCACAGGTCGCCGAGTCGGCCGGCGACACCGCGCAGATCAACCGCTTCCTCCTCAAGAAGGTGGACGAGCTCGAACTGTCGGTGCGTTCGGCCAACTGCCTGAAGAACGACAACATCATCTACATCGGCGATCTGGTTCAGAAGACCGAGGCAGAGATGCTGCGCACCCCGAACTTCGGCCGCAAGTCGCTCAACGAGATCAAGGAAGTGCTCTCGTCGATGGGCCTGCGCCTCGGCATGGAAATCCCGGGCTGGCCGCCCGAGAACATCGAGGAAATGGCCAAGAAGCTCGAGCAGGAGATCATGGGCTGATCCGCACGCCCGCAGCGTTGCTGCGGGCGAGACGGAACAGCCCCGGCCGGCGGGCCGGTGCAAACCGGCCCGTTCGACGTCGCGGCTTTGCCGCGACGGGCTCCGGGTTCAGAGCGCTAGGTTTAAAGATGCCGGCATCGCCGGCATGACGGTTTTGATGGGTGGCTCACCGTCCCACCTGGTCTGGGGTTTCCGTGACACGGCCCCTTAACGAACGAAGGAAGATATCATGCGTCATCGCGTTGGCGGTCGTAAGCTGCAGCGTACCTCGGCCCATCGTCTGGCCCTGTTCCGCAACATGTCGGCCGCACTGATCAAGCACGAGCAGATCACCACCACCGTCGCCAAGGCGAAGGAACT encodes:
- a CDS encoding DNA-directed RNA polymerase subunit alpha, giving the protein MSVNAKNWQELKKPSGLEKKAGGDSKRKATFVAEPLERGFGLTLGNSLRRVLLSSLQGAAVTSIKIENVLHEFSSLAGVREDVTDIVLNVKQIALKMQGEGAKRLQLSMTGPAEVKAGDIAVSGDIEVMNPELVICHLDEGATLNMELTAESGKGYVPAASNRPADAPIGLIPVDALFSPVRQVSYKVENTRVGQELDYDKLTLTVETDGTVTPEDAIAYAGRILQDQLALFVHFDDSSVTRQAPTGAAAPAQVAESAGDTAQINRFLLKKVDELELSVRSANCLKNDNIIYIGDLVQKTEAEMLRTPNFGRKSLNEIKEVLSSMGLRLGMEIPGWPPENIEEMAKKLEQEIMG
- the rpsM gene encoding 30S ribosomal protein S13; protein product: MARIAGVNIPTNKRVIIALQYIHGIGPAKAKQITDALGIAAERRVQDLSDQEVLQIRETIDASHTVEGDLRRETAMNIKRLMDLACYRGLRHRKGLPVRGQRTHTNARTRKGKAKPIAGKKK
- the rpsK gene encoding 30S ribosomal protein S11, translated to MAQAPQRLRRRERKNITAGVAHVNASFNNTMITITDAQGNAISWSSAGMMGFKGSRKSTPYAAQVAAEDAGRKAADHGVRTLEVEVKGPGSGRESALRALQAVGFQITSIRDVTSIPHNGVRPSKRRRV